The DNA window CGCAGCGACGCCGCCGAGACGGTCGCGGCGGCCGAGGCCTCGGCGTACAACATCCCCGGCCACTGCCTGGGCTGGGCGCGCGAGCAGGCGGACATCCCGTCGCGGTACGCCGACGCCGCCACCGCGTGGGAGCACGCGCGCGGCCGCCACCCCGGCGACCTGACCCCGCCGGAGGGTGCTGCGGTCTACTGGCTGGGCGGCAGCGGCGGCCACGGCCACGTCGCGATCTCCGTCGGCGGCGGCCTGGTGCGGTCGTCGGACGCCGGCGGCTACGGCGTGGTCGCCACGGTGCCGCTGCGTCGGCTGACCCGAGAGTGGCACCTGACGTACGTCGGCTGGTCCGACTCGGTCAACGGCTACCGGATCCCCGGCGTCGCCCGGACCTGACCGGGTCAGTAGCCGCTCGGCAGCCGCAGCGTGTAGTGCTCCTCGAGGGCCGCGGCCTCCTCCTCGGTGAGGTGGACGTCGAGGGCGGCGACGGCGTCGGCCAGGTGGTGGTCCTTCGTGGGTCCGACGATCGGCGCCGACACGACGGGGTTGCGCAGCACCCAGGCGAGGGCGACCTGCGCCATCGGGACGCCGCGAGCGTCGGCGATCCGCGCGACGGCCTCGACGATGGGGCGGTTCTCCTCCCCGACGTACCTCTGGCCCATCGGGTCGTTCTCGGAGCGCAGCGTCTGCTCGCCCCACGGCCGGGCGAGCCGGCCCTTGGCGAGCGGGCTCCACGGCACCGAGCCGACGCCCTGGTCGGCGAGCAGGCCGAACATCTCGCGCTCCTCCTCGCGCTGCAGGAGGCTGTACTGGTTCTGCATCGAGACGAAGCGCGTCCAGCCGCCGAGGTCGGCGGCGTGCTGCAGCTTGGCGAACTGCCACGCCCACATCGACGAGGCGCCGAGGTAGCGGACCTTGCCAGCCTTCACGACGTCGTGGAGGGCCTCCATCGTCTCCTCGACCGGCGTCTGCGGGTCGAAGCGGTGGATCTGGTAGAGGTCGACGTAGTCGGTGCCCAGGCGGGTCAGGGAGGCATCGATCTGCTCCATGATCGCCTTGCGGGACAGGCCGGAGCCACCCGGACCGCGGTGCATCGGGAAGAACACCTTGGTGGCGAGCACGACGTCCTCGCGACGGCTGAACTCCCTGATCGCGCGGCCGGTGATCTCCTCCGACGTACCCGCGCTGTAGACGTTGGCGGTGTCCCAGAACGTGATGCCGAGGTCGACGGCCTGGCGGAACATCGGCGCCGCCGCCTCGTCGCCGAGCGCCCACTCGTGGGCACCGCGGGAGGTGTCGCCGAAGCTCATGCAGCCGAGCGCGATCCGGCTCACCTGCAGGCCGGAGCTGCCGAGGCGGGTGTAGTCCATGTCAGGCCTCCGGGATCTCGCGGCTGAAGGCGGGGAAGACGACGTCCTCGGGTGCGGGCCCGCCGCGCTTGCCCGTGTCGAGGGCGTCGATGCTCGCGAGCTCGTCGGCCGACAGATCGAAGTCGAAGACGTCGATGTTCTCGGCGATGCGGGCGGGCTTCGTGGACTTCGGGATCACCTGACGGCCCTCCTGCAGGCCCCATCGCAACATCACCTGGGCGGGCGACTTGCCGTGGTGGGCCGCGACCGCGCCGATGACCGGATCCTCGAGCGTGCTGGTGTGGCCGCTGTCGCGGTAGAAGGTGATGCCCCCGATGGGCGCCCAGGCCTGGTTGAGGATGCCGTGCTCGACGTCGTACGCCTGCACCTCGCGCTGCTGGAAGTAGGGGTGGACCTCGATCTGGTTGACCGCCGGCACGACCGTCGCGACCTCCATCAAGCTGACCAGGTGGTCGACCATGAAGTTGCTGACGCCGATCGCCCGCACCTTCCCCTGCTCGAGCAGCGTCTCCAGGGCACGGTAGGCACCCAGGGTCCGGTCGAACTCCGCCGGCCAGACCTGGTGCAGGATCAGCAGGTCGATCTGGTCGACGCCGAGCTTGCCGGCGCTCTTCTCGAACCCGTGCAGGGTCTCGTCGTAGCCGAAGTCGTTGAGCCAGATCTTGGTCTCGATGAAGACGTCCGACCGGTCCACGTCGGAGGCGTGGATCGCCTCGCCGACCTGGCGCTCGTTGCCGTACGCCGCGGCGGTGTCGATGTGCCGGTAGCCCGCGTCGAGG is part of the Nocardioides conyzicola genome and encodes:
- a CDS encoding aldo/keto reductase codes for the protein METYTLNNGVEMPALGFGVFQTPPDETRDAVHAALDAGYRHIDTAAAYGNERQVGEAIHASDVDRSDVFIETKIWLNDFGYDETLHGFEKSAGKLGVDQIDLLILHQVWPAEFDRTLGAYRALETLLEQGKVRAIGVSNFMVDHLVSLMEVATVVPAVNQIEVHPYFQQREVQAYDVEHGILNQAWAPIGGITFYRDSGHTSTLEDPVIGAVAAHHGKSPAQVMLRWGLQEGRQVIPKSTKPARIAENIDVFDFDLSADELASIDALDTGKRGGPAPEDVVFPAFSREIPEA
- a CDS encoding aldo/keto reductase, with amino-acid sequence MDYTRLGSSGLQVSRIALGCMSFGDTSRGAHEWALGDEAAAPMFRQAVDLGITFWDTANVYSAGTSEEITGRAIREFSRREDVVLATKVFFPMHRGPGGSGLSRKAIMEQIDASLTRLGTDYVDLYQIHRFDPQTPVEETMEALHDVVKAGKVRYLGASSMWAWQFAKLQHAADLGGWTRFVSMQNQYSLLQREEEREMFGLLADQGVGSVPWSPLAKGRLARPWGEQTLRSENDPMGQRYVGEENRPIVEAVARIADARGVPMAQVALAWVLRNPVVSAPIVGPTKDHHLADAVAALDVHLTEEEAAALEEHYTLRLPSGY